One Desulfovulcanus ferrireducens DNA segment encodes these proteins:
- a CDS encoding purine-nucleoside phosphorylase — protein sequence MQKENNVYQTCKFFKENLPVEHVGVALVLGSGLGDFIQSLNPMLELPYSQIPHFPQSTIKGHQGVFYLCQLEQVNLAILSGRVHLYEGYSPFEVAFATRVLGVLGVKNIILTNAAGALNPQFDVGSLMLITDHINMTGNNPLTGPNVDEWGPRFPDMSQVYSPELQQLALDTAKKLQIRLEKGVYLCIPGPSLETPAETRAFRFLGADAIGMSTVMEAIVAKHMGMRILGLSCLTNKNLPDCMAETSHEEILSQAKKANSILSTLLLDLIPRINSN from the coding sequence ATGCAAAAAGAAAATAACGTCTATCAAACCTGTAAATTTTTTAAAGAAAATCTTCCGGTTGAACACGTTGGCGTAGCCCTGGTGCTAGGCAGTGGTCTGGGCGACTTTATCCAGTCCCTAAACCCGATGCTGGAGCTTCCTTACAGCCAAATCCCCCATTTTCCCCAGTCAACCATAAAAGGTCACCAGGGTGTCTTCTATCTTTGTCAACTAGAGCAGGTCAACCTCGCTATCTTATCCGGTCGGGTACATCTCTATGAAGGTTACTCTCCTTTTGAAGTAGCCTTTGCCACACGCGTTCTTGGAGTTCTGGGGGTGAAAAACATCATTTTAACCAATGCTGCCGGGGCATTAAACCCCCAATTTGACGTCGGCTCACTGATGCTCATTACCGACCACATCAATATGACCGGCAACAACCCCTTGACAGGTCCAAATGTGGATGAGTGGGGACCTCGCTTTCCCGACATGAGTCAAGTTTATTCTCCTGAACTCCAGCAACTTGCCCTGGACACTGCCAAGAAATTGCAAATCCGCCTGGAAAAGGGTGTCTATCTCTGTATTCCCGGTCCAAGCCTGGAAACCCCCGCTGAAACCAGGGCCTTTAGATTTTTAGGAGCAGATGCCATTGGTATGTCCACGGTTATGGAAGCCATTGTAGCCAAGCATATGGGCATGCGCATCCTGGGCCTTTCCTGCCTGACCAATAAAAACCTGCCCGACTGTATGGCTGAAACTTCACATGAGGAAATCCTGTCTCAGGCAAAGAAGGCAAACAGCATTTTAAGCACGCTCCTTTTAGATCTTATTCCAAGAATAAACTCCAACTGA
- a CDS encoding motility protein A, producing MDIATFFGIIVGFSLVIGAIFWGGAVDVFVNIPGMMIVLGGTFAATCINFPVEDIFKAFRAAFYIFGSKKVTSNEVVNTMVRVAEISRRDGLVALENVKTDNMVLKKACQLIADNAEPQMITETLRIEISSMRKRHAIVQDVFKKMAAFAPGFGMIGTLIGLVQMLTRLEDPKVIGPAMAVAILTTFYGALLSTLVFLPIAGKLKSRSLQEIMHLEIIFHGAKSILENNNPVFVYEKLSSFVAPGDRKYERR from the coding sequence ATGGATATTGCAACTTTTTTTGGGATCATTGTAGGGTTTTCCCTGGTTATCGGGGCCATATTTTGGGGTGGTGCCGTTGATGTGTTTGTTAATATACCGGGAATGATGATTGTCCTGGGCGGGACTTTTGCAGCAACCTGTATTAATTTTCCCGTGGAGGATATTTTCAAGGCTTTTCGGGCGGCCTTTTATATTTTTGGAAGTAAAAAAGTGACTTCCAACGAAGTGGTAAACACTATGGTCAGGGTGGCGGAGATAAGTCGGAGGGATGGTCTTGTGGCCTTAGAGAATGTCAAGACCGATAATATGGTGTTGAAAAAGGCCTGTCAGTTAATTGCTGATAATGCTGAACCGCAAATGATTACCGAGACGTTGCGTATAGAAATTTCATCCATGCGTAAGCGCCATGCCATAGTTCAGGATGTCTTTAAAAAAATGGCGGCTTTTGCCCCTGGCTTTGGTATGATCGGGACTCTAATCGGTTTGGTTCAGATGTTGACAAGGTTAGAAGATCCTAAGGTTATCGGACCGGCTATGGCTGTGGCCATTTTGACGACTTTTTATGGGGCCCTGTTGTCCACTCTTGTATTTCTGCCTATTGCCGGAAAGCTTAAAAGCCGTAGTCTGCAGGAAATCATGCATTTGGAAATTATTTTTCATGGGGCGAAATCTATTTTGGAAAACAATAACCCCGTGTTTGTCTACGAAAAGCTTTCTTCCTTTGTCGCTCCAGGAGATCGAAAATATGAACGAAGATAA
- a CDS encoding OmpA/MotB family protein: MNEDNWDIEELEEDESTAWITTFADISMLLLVFFILLFSMSSLNDEKFLKSIHSVRQALGGKSVIPSSVKIETGNEGVLVNEVTKFRQLIKAQQKVFADLQYYYTQKGLEGIVGAYLESGKITLRLPASVLFDSGKVELKPEGKKVLQEMKDFFIRHPDQKINIRGYTDNLPPRAGSRFKDNWEISALRAINVLRYLISIGIEPERLTATGFADLNPLYPNNSDENRARNRRVEFVLEKMIGG, translated from the coding sequence ATGAACGAAGATAATTGGGATATAGAAGAACTAGAAGAAGACGAAAGTACGGCTTGGATAACCACTTTTGCGGATATATCCATGTTGTTGCTGGTTTTTTTTATTCTTCTCTTTTCCATGTCTTCCTTAAACGATGAGAAATTTTTGAAGTCTATCCATTCTGTGCGTCAGGCACTTGGTGGCAAGAGTGTTATTCCAAGCAGTGTAAAGATAGAGACAGGCAACGAAGGCGTGTTAGTAAATGAAGTAACAAAATTTCGGCAACTGATTAAAGCACAACAAAAAGTTTTTGCTGATCTCCAATATTACTATACCCAAAAGGGACTAGAAGGAATTGTAGGTGCCTATTTGGAATCGGGCAAAATTACTCTACGTCTTCCTGCCTCGGTCCTTTTTGATTCTGGAAAGGTGGAACTTAAGCCAGAGGGGAAAAAGGTGTTGCAGGAGATGAAAGATTTTTTTATCCGTCATCCGGACCAGAAGATCAATATCCGTGGTTATACAGATAATCTCCCACCAAGAGCGGGGTCCAGGTTTAAGGATAACTGGGAGATATCAGCTTTGCGGGCTATTAATGTGCTGCGCTATTTAATTTCCATTGGTATTGAACCTGAAAGACTAACTGCTACTGGCTTTGCTGATCTTAACCCTCTTTACCCTAACAATAGTGATGAAAATAGAGCTAGGAATAGGCGTGTGGAATTTGTCCTGGAAAAGATGATAGGAGGCTAA
- a CDS encoding biotin carboxylase N-terminal domain-containing protein, with product MQKISNLRRRHKVLIANRGEIAIRILQACRSLGLDFVCVYTKEDRESEHCTLALKYGGKKALYRISSYLDANEIFAVADDAGATAIHPGYGFFAEDFRFARRVVQRSRKLIFIGPSWRVIKELGDKINTKRLARRLDVPTVPGSDKPIFNDLEAEELARSLFEFQEKQGIENPVILVKASAGGGGMGIEEVNDLDRFRTVLRRIKSYAKRQFRDEGVLIEQRIFDFNHLEVQIVADRNGNVVHFGTRNCTIQSIGRQKRIEVAPGFYPEKIRYAFDAKKVLDDIVKYSLRMAKEVGYDNVGTWEWIISPTGHPFLMEVNTRIQVENGVSAIISKVRDKEVDLIREQIRLALGEPLRYTQKDINFDGVGIEYRILAEDPEDRFTPWVGRIEKFSWTEAPWVKVYTQVPTNRPYEIPTEFDPNLALAIIWGKDLDQAIERGKRFLNDLILEGKDKNGQPLKSNIKFLLSKTDDLLKF from the coding sequence ATGCAAAAAATAAGTAATTTGCGAAGAAGGCATAAGGTTCTGATTGCTAATAGAGGCGAAATAGCTATCCGTATTCTCCAGGCCTGTAGAAGTTTAGGCCTGGATTTTGTTTGTGTGTACACAAAAGAGGATAGGGAATCGGAACATTGTACCCTGGCCTTGAAATATGGCGGAAAAAAGGCTTTGTACCGGATTAGCTCCTATCTTGATGCCAATGAGATTTTTGCAGTGGCTGATGATGCTGGAGCAACGGCTATTCATCCCGGCTATGGTTTTTTTGCAGAAGACTTTCGCTTTGCCCGCCGCGTGGTGCAAAGAAGTCGTAAGTTGATTTTTATTGGCCCTTCCTGGCGGGTAATCAAGGAGCTGGGAGATAAGATTAACACTAAAAGATTGGCCAGGAGACTGGATGTTCCAACTGTACCTGGATCGGATAAACCTATTTTTAATGATTTAGAAGCAGAAGAACTGGCTCGTTCCCTATTCGAGTTTCAGGAAAAGCAGGGTATTGAAAATCCTGTTATTTTGGTCAAGGCCTCTGCCGGAGGCGGGGGAATGGGCATTGAAGAGGTAAATGATCTGGACAGATTCCGTACGGTCTTGCGTCGGATAAAAAGCTACGCCAAGCGACAGTTCCGTGACGAAGGCGTACTCATTGAGCAGAGAATTTTTGATTTTAATCATCTGGAAGTGCAGATTGTAGCTGATCGTAATGGGAACGTCGTTCATTTCGGAACCCGGAATTGCACGATCCAAAGTATAGGTCGCCAAAAGCGCATAGAGGTCGCACCGGGATTTTATCCGGAGAAAATTCGCTATGCTTTTGACGCCAAGAAGGTTCTTGATGATATTGTTAAATATTCTCTGCGTATGGCGAAAGAAGTGGGGTATGACAATGTAGGCACGTGGGAGTGGATTATCAGCCCCACTGGCCATCCTTTTTTAATGGAAGTAAATACCCGGATTCAGGTGGAAAATGGGGTATCGGCCATTATCTCTAAAGTCAGAGATAAGGAAGTGGATTTGATCCGGGAGCAGATTCGTTTAGCCTTGGGAGAGCCTTTGCGATATACTCAAAAAGATATTAATTTTGATGGAGTGGGGATAGAATACAGGATTCTAGCCGAAGACCCTGAAGACAGGTTTACTCCCTGGGTGGGACGCATTGAAAAATTTTCATGGACAGAGGCTCCATGGGTCAAGGTGTATACTCAAGTCCCAACCAACAGACCTTATGAGATACCCACAGAATTTGACCCCAACCTGGCTCTAGCCATTATCTGGGGTAAAGATCTGGATCAGGCCATTGAGCGAGGAAAAAGGTTTTTAAACGACTTGATTTTAGAAGGAAAAGATAAGAATGGACAGCCATTGAAGTCAAATATAAAATTTTTGCTGTCCAAAACAGATGATTTGCTCAAGTTTTAG
- a CDS encoding PilZ domain-containing protein gives MPDDFLTDYSLEYPGGQNQRRQAYRVRVPGLKVSIGEKDEELFFPVLDLSVKGVAFDPVEYVREFVEGTEIELSLWLRNKLYLSLLKAKVVRVGNGIVACRFQNLDYRQELCLDKLVLEVQKKNISLIKKRRNAKNK, from the coding sequence ATGCCTGATGATTTTTTAACCGATTATTCTTTGGAGTACCCTGGAGGACAAAATCAAAGGCGCCAAGCATATAGAGTTAGAGTGCCCGGGCTGAAGGTCTCTATTGGGGAAAAAGATGAAGAACTTTTTTTCCCCGTTCTTGATCTTAGTGTAAAAGGAGTCGCTTTTGACCCTGTTGAATATGTGAGAGAGTTTGTTGAAGGCACGGAAATTGAGCTTAGCTTATGGTTGAGGAACAAATTATATTTGTCCTTGCTTAAGGCTAAGGTAGTCCGAGTGGGAAATGGAATTGTAGCTTGTCGGTTTCAAAATTTGGATTACCGGCAAGAGTTGTGTTTGGATAAACTTGTTTTAGAAGTTCAGAAAAAAAATATCAGCCTTATAAAAAAGAGGAGAAATGCAAAAAATAAGTAA